The Psychromonas sp. MME1 genome window below encodes:
- a CDS encoding carbohydrate ABC transporter permease: MIKVKKDQFIAYIVVGLGAVIMLAPFYFMFVFASHSNSGILSVPPPILFGDYIVENFNKLISFLPYFWHNLALSLFVAIAVTALNLLFCSLAGYAFAMFEFKFKNFLFVCIMATMLLPPFLGMIPTAMIMSQIGWMNDPKALIIPAACGAMGIFMMRQYISSSIPKELVEAARMDGCREFKIYWRVIVPLITPAFGTLGLITFIGTWNNFMGPLVVMNDMKMFTIPLALRSLQGTGQVPWGAVAIGAVIAVLPLLVLFVMTSRRLIDGLTSGAVKG; the protein is encoded by the coding sequence ATGATTAAGGTAAAAAAAGATCAATTTATAGCCTATATTGTGGTTGGGTTGGGTGCAGTTATAATGCTCGCTCCATTTTATTTTATGTTTGTGTTCGCTTCACATTCAAACTCAGGAATATTATCTGTTCCACCGCCTATATTATTTGGCGATTATATAGTCGAAAACTTTAATAAATTAATTAGTTTTCTACCTTATTTTTGGCATAACTTAGCATTAAGTTTATTTGTTGCAATCGCTGTAACAGCACTTAATTTATTATTCTGTTCACTGGCAGGTTATGCTTTTGCCATGTTTGAATTTAAATTTAAGAACTTTTTGTTTGTTTGTATTATGGCGACTATGTTATTGCCTCCATTCTTAGGGATGATCCCAACAGCGATGATTATGTCGCAAATTGGATGGATGAATGATCCTAAGGCTCTTATTATTCCTGCTGCATGTGGAGCAATGGGTATATTCATGATGCGCCAGTATATCTCAAGCTCCATTCCTAAAGAGTTGGTTGAAGCTGCTCGCATGGATGGATGCCGCGAATTCAAAATTTACTGGAGAGTGATCGTTCCTTTAATAACTCCTGCATTCGGAACACTTGGTCTGATAACTTTCATCGGAACCTGGAACAATTTCATGGGGCCTTTGGTTGTTATGAATGATATGAAAATGTTTACGATTCCATTAGCTTTGCGTTCTTTACAAGGTACTGGACAAGTGCCATGGGGAGCGGTAGCTATTGGTGCGGTAATTGCAGTTCTACCACTTCTTGTTCTGTTTGTTATGACATCAAGACGTTTGATTGATGGCTTAACCTCTGGTGCGGTTAAAGGTTAA
- a CDS encoding diguanylate cyclase, giving the protein MQKSVTIQSLIYRNYLKNSLVPLLLIEVVIIALYFAINFYMSEKTQQVLLKEVSHNLQEVSSREANNIRNQLQAISNYALLIQRDQESFFADSEACFFPYNAPAFSTHANGAYYKLKDNGGSSVYYSSSSTLGEAQSRKAHCSEMLDPILVSIVETSPIVTQAYLNTWDGMNRIYPFIEDLPAQYGPVLHMQEFNFYYQADSLHNPERKPVWTGAYLDPAGQGWMVSNIVPIYRDDFLEGVSGLDLTIESFLDNILNLDIPWNATTFMVDKNGMILAMQAKIKELLKLKGLNTYIEGEKILTTLEKPDQYNILSSENGAFQQQMQFIFDSQLSISKINIDGITYIVSQEVIQETGWRLISLVEEALVLQPIVNIKQLSKEVGYLIIAAMLLFYAIFFLFLLRKSRQLTSRIATPIEQLSTMTRGLGKNIGSQEIAEVGIVEIDHLSNNFNEMVDQLETRTDALVALQLSEEVRAKEAELLARLALTDSLTNLGNRRKLDKTLTAENDRAIRFNHAYGVLLLDIDYFKQVNDPYGHQVGDQVLVELANLLKTLIRKTDTLGRWGGEEFLIICPEIDQNGILKLAENIREQIDCHQFPVIGHMTSSCGISLYQVGDEPESIISRADKALYGAKCQGRNCTKFL; this is encoded by the coding sequence ATGCAGAAATCAGTCACTATCCAATCATTGATTTATCGAAATTATCTGAAAAATTCACTTGTGCCGTTATTGCTGATTGAAGTCGTTATTATTGCCCTTTACTTTGCCATTAACTTTTACATGTCAGAAAAAACGCAGCAGGTGTTGCTTAAAGAGGTCTCCCATAACCTGCAAGAGGTAAGCTCACGAGAAGCTAATAATATTAGGAATCAACTACAAGCTATCTCTAATTATGCCCTATTGATACAGCGTGATCAGGAGTCCTTTTTTGCTGATTCCGAGGCATGTTTTTTTCCTTATAATGCTCCTGCATTTTCCACACATGCAAATGGAGCCTACTATAAACTTAAGGATAATGGTGGTAGCAGCGTCTATTATTCGAGTAGCAGTACCTTGGGGGAAGCGCAAAGTCGTAAAGCACACTGCAGTGAGATGTTAGATCCCATTTTGGTCTCCATTGTTGAGACCAGTCCTATCGTCACACAGGCTTATCTTAATACTTGGGATGGTATGAACCGCATCTATCCCTTTATTGAAGATTTACCTGCTCAATATGGGCCTGTCCTGCATATGCAGGAGTTTAACTTCTACTATCAAGCCGATAGTCTGCATAACCCAGAGCGAAAACCTGTCTGGACGGGAGCTTATCTTGATCCAGCAGGGCAGGGATGGATGGTCTCCAATATTGTACCTATTTATCGTGATGATTTTTTAGAGGGGGTGAGTGGGCTTGATCTGACTATTGAATCGTTTTTAGATAATATCCTAAATTTGGATATTCCGTGGAATGCGACCACTTTTATGGTCGATAAGAACGGTATGATTTTAGCGATGCAGGCAAAAATCAAGGAGCTGCTTAAGCTTAAGGGGTTAAATACTTATATTGAGGGGGAAAAGATCCTCACTACGTTGGAAAAACCAGATCAGTATAATATTTTAAGTAGTGAAAATGGGGCATTCCAACAGCAGATGCAGTTTATTTTTGACTCCCAGCTGAGTATCAGCAAAATAAATATCGATGGAATAACCTATATTGTTAGCCAAGAGGTGATTCAGGAAACGGGCTGGCGGTTGATCTCGTTGGTGGAAGAAGCATTGGTTCTGCAGCCGATAGTTAATATTAAGCAGCTAAGTAAAGAAGTGGGGTATTTAATTATTGCCGCTATGTTACTTTTTTATGCCATCTTTTTTCTATTTTTATTGCGTAAATCTCGTCAGCTGACATCCAGAATAGCGACGCCTATTGAGCAACTTTCAACAATGACCCGTGGATTGGGTAAAAATATCGGTTCACAAGAAATAGCGGAAGTAGGGATTGTCGAGATAGATCACCTAAGTAATAACTTCAATGAGATGGTTGATCAGCTTGAGACAAGAACGGATGCCTTGGTTGCTTTGCAACTCAGTGAAGAGGTTAGAGCGAAAGAAGCTGAGCTCCTAGCGCGATTGGCATTAACGGATAGCTTAACTAATTTGGGTAATCGCCGCAAACTTGATAAAACACTGACCGCTGAGAATGATCGCGCGATTAGGTTTAATCATGCCTATGGTGTGCTGCTTTTAGATATCGATTACTTTAAGCAGGTTAATGATCCTTATGGACATCAAGTTGGGGATCAAGTGCTGGTCGAATTGGCTAATCTTCTGAAAACATTGATAAGAAAAACCGATACTCTTGGACGCTGGGGTGGCGAGGAGTTTCTTATTATTTGTCCGGAAATAGATCAAAATGGGATACTAAAGCTTGCTGAAAATATCCGCGAGCAGATCGATTGCCATCAGTTTCCCGTTATTGGCCACATGACAAGTAGTTGTGGTATCAGTCTTTATCAAGTGGGAGATGAACCTGAAAGTATCATCTCCCGGGCAGATAAAGCTTTATACGGAGCGAAGTGTCAGGGCAGAAATTGTACTAAATTTTTGTAG
- a CDS encoding N-acetyltransferase family protein, whose amino-acid sequence MSIEIRQIEHKDIRGFYDALCNVASEGVYLLTTTPPPYEKMENFVLNNIENNHAQYIAIHNEKVIGWADIIPLERNTMTHVGHLGMGIVSDFRGLGIGTDLLKKTIAHAWSQELKRLELEVFSDNEIAIKLYEKCSFEIEGVKKRARFFENRYQDIIIMAQYSI is encoded by the coding sequence ATGAGTATTGAAATTAGGCAAATAGAACACAAAGATATCCGAGGTTTTTATGATGCTCTATGTAATGTGGCTAGCGAAGGGGTTTATCTCCTTACCACAACACCTCCTCCCTATGAAAAAATGGAGAACTTTGTTCTCAATAATATCGAAAATAATCATGCTCAGTATATTGCCATACACAACGAAAAAGTAATTGGGTGGGCTGATATTATTCCATTAGAGCGAAATACAATGACCCATGTTGGGCACCTTGGGATGGGGATTGTATCCGATTTTCGCGGCTTAGGGATCGGAACTGATCTGCTGAAAAAAACGATTGCCCACGCGTGGAGTCAAGAGTTAAAACGTCTAGAACTGGAAGTGTTTTCTGATAATGAAATTGCTATTAAATTATATGAAAAGTGTAGTTTTGAAATAGAGGGAGTGAAAAAAAGAGCTCGATTCTTTGAAAACAGGTATCAAGATATAATAATAATGGCGCAATACAGTATTTAG
- a CDS encoding ABC transporter substrate-binding protein: MIIFKKKAIFTALCASLVTSMATAEQVELTIASFPNFNKAAEAAAPLFEKQYPNIKLKFVNMAYSDHHNAMTTAMATGANLPDVMGVEANFIGRFAESGGLEQLNAAPYNAGEFTQKIVPFTLGQATDSDGALRAMPADIGPGALFYRKDVLEIAGVTEEELIKDWDSFIQAGVKVKAKTGNYLIANATDIKNIYIRSELKEGEGIYFDKEHNILVNTPRFKEAFRLSKVARDAGIDGKISPWTNEWTEGLKRGTISVQMMGAWLGGHLQDWIAPDDAGKWRSADLPNGSFASWGGSFFAIPAKAEHKAEAWEFIKFMSTNKEVQLLAFKEINAFPSLIEAQTCPMFDEEIAYLGGQKARLQWKKAALKIPFVAMDRYDEVARQIVDDALEQVLEHDADIDKVLADAEKQIKRRARRR, translated from the coding sequence ATGATTATCTTTAAAAAGAAAGCTATTTTTACTGCTCTATGCGCTAGTTTAGTGACTAGCATGGCGACTGCGGAACAGGTCGAATTGACTATTGCTAGCTTCCCTAATTTTAATAAAGCCGCAGAAGCTGCTGCGCCTTTATTCGAAAAACAGTATCCAAATATTAAGCTGAAGTTTGTTAATATGGCTTACTCTGATCACCATAATGCAATGACAACAGCTATGGCTACAGGAGCTAACTTGCCTGATGTTATGGGCGTTGAAGCCAACTTTATTGGTCGTTTTGCTGAGTCTGGAGGTTTAGAACAACTTAATGCGGCTCCTTATAATGCAGGTGAATTTACGCAAAAGATTGTACCGTTTACATTAGGTCAAGCGACAGACTCCGATGGTGCATTACGTGCTATGCCTGCTGATATCGGTCCCGGTGCACTCTTTTATCGAAAAGATGTGTTAGAAATTGCTGGCGTTACTGAAGAAGAGCTTATAAAGGATTGGGATTCTTTTATCCAAGCTGGGGTTAAAGTTAAAGCGAAAACTGGTAATTATTTAATTGCCAATGCTACTGATATTAAGAATATTTATATTCGCTCAGAGTTAAAAGAAGGAGAGGGTATTTACTTTGATAAAGAGCATAATATTTTAGTAAACACTCCGAGATTTAAAGAAGCATTCAGGTTATCAAAAGTAGCGCGAGATGCAGGTATTGATGGAAAAATTTCACCTTGGACAAACGAATGGACGGAAGGGTTAAAGCGTGGAACGATTTCTGTTCAAATGATGGGCGCATGGTTAGGTGGTCATTTACAAGATTGGATTGCACCTGATGATGCTGGTAAATGGCGTTCAGCAGATCTACCTAATGGATCATTTGCTAGTTGGGGTGGATCATTTTTCGCCATTCCTGCAAAAGCAGAGCATAAAGCAGAAGCTTGGGAATTCATTAAATTTATGTCGACTAATAAAGAAGTTCAATTATTAGCATTTAAAGAGATCAATGCTTTCCCTTCACTAATTGAAGCTCAAACCTGCCCAATGTTTGACGAAGAAATTGCCTACCTTGGTGGTCAAAAAGCGCGTCTTCAATGGAAAAAAGCTGCTTTAAAAATTCCATTTGTTGCAATGGATCGCTATGACGAAGTGGCTCGTCAAATCGTTGATGATGCATTAGAGCAAGTATTAGAGCACGATGCTGATATTGATAAGGTTCTAGCTGATGCTGAGAAGCAAATTAAGCGAAGAGCTCGTCGTCGTTAA
- a CDS encoding methyl-accepting chemotaxis protein: MDASVKDIANRAEDASESVTNIDINIKECVDVSESAYKLNINLSDELQQAKLVMQKVLQGSHSIYSILDVITKITEQTNLLALNAAIEAARAGESGRGFAVVADEVRKLAHSTKDSTVAVKSVIEELQRDIALAGKQVQLCNDNMSENVQSFNTIQNQITRVNESVSVLAQLNNGMSVSTTQQSNVCNNLTQDMEAILSAAEATLTATSDVKEISNRLISIAKEQAIVIEVFKH, encoded by the coding sequence ATGGATGCAAGTGTTAAAGATATTGCTAATAGAGCAGAGGATGCTTCAGAATCAGTGACAAACATTGATATTAACATTAAAGAATGTGTTGATGTGTCTGAATCAGCTTATAAGCTTAATATAAACCTATCTGATGAACTACAGCAAGCCAAACTGGTTATGCAAAAAGTATTGCAAGGTAGCCACTCTATTTATTCTATTCTCGATGTAATCACGAAGATCACGGAGCAAACTAATTTACTTGCCCTCAATGCAGCAATCGAAGCAGCGAGAGCAGGAGAGAGTGGACGAGGGTTTGCAGTTGTAGCTGATGAAGTGAGAAAGCTTGCTCATAGTACTAAAGACTCTACGGTTGCAGTTAAGAGTGTGATCGAAGAATTACAGAGAGATATCGCATTAGCTGGAAAACAAGTGCAGCTTTGTAATGACAATATGAGCGAAAATGTGCAAAGTTTTAATACAATTCAAAATCAGATCACTCGGGTCAATGAAAGCGTTTCGGTACTCGCACAATTAAATAATGGGATGAGTGTTTCAACAACACAGCAATCCAATGTGTGTAATAATTTAACGCAAGATATGGAAGCTATTTTGTCCGCAGCGGAGGCGACATTAACAGCTACATCTGACGTCAAAGAAATAAGTAATCGTCTTATATCGATTGCCAAAGAGCAGGCCATCGTTATTGAAGTTTTTAAGCATTAA
- the dnaQ gene encoding DNA polymerase III subunit epsilon, which translates to MNTSKLIRQVVLDTETTGMNKDGMIYRGHRIIEIGCVELINRRLTGRHFHVYINPGQAVDPEAITVHGITDEFLQDKPTFTEIADDFIDFIKGADLVIHNAPFDVSFMDQEFRFLNKKTQTTEEMSTVTDTLVMAKKLFPGKRNNLDALCDRYGIDNKHRVLHGALLDAEILADVYLLMTGGQTKLNLSTSSVNDSDTTRRPRQVQSPLTIICATDEENEAHQKRLDIIDKSGSCLWRK; encoded by the coding sequence ATGAACACAAGTAAACTCATTCGCCAAGTCGTGTTAGATACAGAAACCACTGGGATGAATAAGGATGGAATGATTTACCGAGGTCACCGAATTATCGAGATCGGTTGCGTTGAACTTATTAATAGACGATTAACTGGGCGTCATTTTCATGTTTACATCAATCCAGGACAAGCCGTCGATCCCGAAGCGATCACCGTACATGGTATCACAGATGAATTCTTACAAGACAAACCCACCTTTACTGAGATTGCAGATGATTTTATCGATTTTATTAAAGGTGCTGATTTAGTTATTCATAACGCCCCCTTTGATGTCAGTTTTATGGATCAAGAGTTCCGTTTTTTAAATAAAAAGACACAAACCACTGAAGAAATGTCAACCGTGACCGATACTTTAGTGATGGCAAAAAAATTATTTCCAGGGAAACGAAATAATCTTGATGCATTATGTGACCGTTACGGCATAGACAATAAACATCGTGTATTACATGGTGCATTATTAGATGCGGAAATATTAGCAGATGTCTACCTACTAATGACGGGTGGGCAAACCAAGCTAAATCTTTCAACTTCCAGTGTTAATGATAGTGATACAACACGTCGACCACGGCAAGTTCAATCACCATTAACCATTATTTGTGCCACGGATGAAGAAAATGAAGCGCATCAAAAACGTTTAGATATCATTGATAAATCAGGGAGTTGCTTGTGGCGAAAATAA
- a CDS encoding endo-1,4-beta-xylanase, producing the protein MKKVMLPALVTMLLVGCVSSQQEQTGNQITTSPINADTPLRVETPLRELGDRANLAIGAAFETRHLNDPLFRETLIREFSQITPENEMKWSYIEPKKGEFDFSKSDQLVDFAIEHGMVVRGHTLVWHIQNPDWLEKGNWSKDELSDILENHIRNVVGHYKGKVAYWDVVNEALDDNGGFRDTIWYRTFGEDYIEMAFRWAHEADPDALLFYNDYSTEGMNAKSNAVYRLVKKLVDKGVPIHGVGTQLHLTVDSPISDASIARNIERLTEMQLSFHFTEVDVRVRDGDEYALDEQAKRYETLAKLAAYYPDVDMFTMWGLTDKYSWVPSWFKGYGRALIFDENYQEKPAYWALKDVLVDVAANQFSYEPMTDLSKIQRFIQPFNAKQLASNTFDPKQVVFYPFAYNQLDVKNQTLPPRSSIDGKWGVGFYMNSLIGQVIRHDNKTVTDQKMAHENDNVEIFIRIGEQFWQLRSIVGQGFAPSNFPGKIMGKWSDDGKVFDYSIEFTDFKDLVGETIGFNIALSDNDGDTESGGRNAQLYPLTGNNIGWQGEEFGELFMNGQNAVIKAIPVSTPPAFKAIKLATKPQDGNDPVFHGYTYSLAFNQLNQQDMTIAPGDDLSGNWTVGYHENWLYGVVNRVDDITVTSMKQTYENDNVEIFLQSGDAPMTQFRTVIGQDFESNHYAKHYHAQWNESGTQLFFAIELESAIKSGDSFMWNIALSDNDDGEKRKYQLYPVAGSNIAYLGEELTKLIVE; encoded by the coding sequence ATGAAAAAAGTAATGTTACCCGCTTTGGTTACCATGCTGTTAGTTGGCTGTGTGAGTAGTCAACAAGAGCAAACCGGTAATCAAATTACCACTTCTCCAATAAACGCAGACACACCATTACGAGTCGAAACACCATTAAGAGAGTTGGGAGATAGAGCTAATCTTGCCATTGGCGCAGCGTTCGAAACGCGTCACTTAAACGATCCGCTCTTTAGAGAGACATTAATCCGTGAGTTTTCGCAAATAACACCTGAAAATGAGATGAAATGGTCATATATAGAGCCAAAAAAAGGTGAGTTTGATTTCTCAAAATCTGATCAACTTGTTGATTTTGCAATCGAGCATGGGATGGTGGTCAGAGGGCATACGCTCGTTTGGCATATACAAAACCCAGACTGGCTAGAAAAAGGGAATTGGTCGAAAGATGAGCTAAGCGATATTTTGGAAAATCATATCAGAAATGTGGTTGGTCATTATAAAGGCAAAGTTGCTTATTGGGATGTAGTAAATGAAGCGCTAGATGATAATGGTGGTTTTAGAGATACCATTTGGTATCGTACATTTGGTGAAGATTATATTGAAATGGCTTTTCGCTGGGCTCATGAAGCAGATCCTGACGCACTTTTATTTTATAACGACTATTCCACTGAAGGGATGAACGCTAAGTCGAATGCGGTTTACCGATTAGTAAAAAAATTGGTTGATAAAGGTGTTCCTATTCATGGTGTTGGCACTCAGTTACATTTAACAGTTGATAGTCCAATTAGCGACGCATCAATTGCACGTAATATCGAACGGTTAACAGAAATGCAATTAAGCTTTCACTTTACTGAAGTCGATGTGCGAGTGCGAGATGGTGATGAATACGCATTAGATGAGCAAGCGAAGCGTTATGAAACACTGGCTAAACTTGCTGCATATTACCCTGACGTCGATATGTTTACGATGTGGGGGCTTACGGATAAATATTCTTGGGTGCCGAGTTGGTTTAAGGGGTATGGGCGTGCCTTGATATTTGACGAAAACTATCAGGAAAAACCTGCTTATTGGGCTTTGAAAGACGTGTTAGTTGATGTCGCTGCTAACCAATTTAGTTACGAACCAATGACGGATTTAAGTAAAATACAACGTTTTATACAACCATTTAACGCAAAGCAACTTGCCTCAAATACATTTGATCCTAAACAAGTCGTTTTTTATCCTTTTGCATATAACCAGCTTGATGTGAAGAACCAAACATTGCCTCCACGTAGTTCGATTGATGGTAAATGGGGCGTGGGTTTTTATATGAACAGCTTAATCGGGCAAGTTATTCGTCATGATAATAAAACGGTTACTGATCAAAAAATGGCGCACGAGAATGATAATGTAGAAATCTTTATCCGCATTGGAGAGCAATTCTGGCAACTAAGATCGATTGTTGGACAAGGATTTGCCCCATCAAACTTCCCTGGAAAAATTATGGGCAAGTGGAGTGATGACGGAAAGGTATTTGATTACAGTATTGAATTCACTGATTTTAAAGATTTAGTTGGAGAGACTATTGGTTTTAATATCGCGTTATCTGACAACGATGGCGATACTGAAAGTGGTGGTCGTAATGCGCAGCTTTATCCGCTTACGGGTAATAATATCGGTTGGCAGGGTGAAGAGTTTGGTGAGTTGTTCATGAATGGGCAAAATGCAGTTATAAAAGCGATCCCTGTTTCTACTCCTCCTGCATTTAAAGCTATAAAGTTAGCGACTAAACCGCAAGATGGTAATGATCCTGTCTTTCATGGGTACACTTATTCTTTAGCTTTTAACCAACTTAATCAGCAAGATATGACAATTGCCCCTGGCGATGATTTGAGTGGTAATTGGACTGTTGGTTACCATGAAAACTGGTTGTATGGCGTGGTTAATCGTGTCGATGATATAACGGTTACATCAATGAAGCAGACATACGAAAATGATAATGTCGAAATTTTTCTACAAAGCGGTGATGCTCCGATGACGCAATTCCGTACCGTTATTGGTCAAGACTTTGAATCGAATCATTACGCTAAACATTATCATGCACAATGGAATGAATCTGGCACGCAGCTGTTCTTTGCTATCGAGTTAGAATCCGCTATAAAATCTGGAGACAGTTTTATGTGGAACATTGCACTTTCAGATAACGATGATGGTGAAAAGCGTAAATATCAACTCTATCCTGTAGCGGGTAGTAATATTGCTTATCTAGGAGAAGAATTAACAAAGCTTATTGTTGAGTAA
- a CDS encoding HAMP domain-containing protein, translated as MLDAILEEVMAMQVESTHTLNQVDLNEIEKTLKNNKESAEFIASDFAEYLELKVSDGIQGSSELASNLSWILNEASETSGVLAFYLQLQKIKKTNITQLSQFELSLDTIKKGIMLASEESQTVTASQLADTVKGINLVLTSSKFILLVVFLLCLGISFWLQRVIKKPLQQIVSTLHRLSQGDLTVRCTYDKDNEFGLIAENLNLAINNQQKVIKDISAKSEKIDNISEDNLNLGNKLYARSKTQKEVLLR; from the coding sequence TTGCTAGACGCTATCCTTGAAGAGGTAATGGCAATGCAAGTCGAATCAACACATACACTTAATCAAGTTGACCTTAATGAAATTGAAAAAACACTTAAAAATAATAAAGAAAGTGCTGAGTTTATCGCCAGTGATTTTGCGGAATATTTGGAATTAAAAGTATCGGATGGCATTCAAGGAAGCTCTGAACTGGCATCAAATCTTTCATGGATTCTCAATGAAGCAAGTGAGACATCGGGGGTATTGGCGTTTTACTTACAGTTACAAAAAATTAAAAAAACAAATATTACTCAGTTGTCACAATTCGAATTGTCGCTAGATACCATAAAAAAAGGCATTATGTTGGCCTCAGAAGAGAGCCAAACTGTCACCGCTTCTCAATTGGCTGATACCGTTAAAGGTATTAATCTTGTCCTCACGAGTAGTAAATTTATTTTGTTAGTCGTATTTTTGCTTTGTTTGGGTATTAGCTTCTGGTTACAAAGGGTAATAAAAAAACCTTTACAACAAATCGTCTCAACATTGCATCGCTTATCTCAAGGTGATTTAACGGTACGCTGCACTTATGATAAGGATAATGAGTTTGGGCTGATTGCTGAAAACCTTAATTTAGCGATAAATAATCAGCAGAAAGTGATTAAGGATATCTCGGCGAAAAGTGAAAAAATAGATAACATCTCTGAAGACAACTTAAATTTGGGAAACAAATTGTATGCGCGTTCCAAAACGCAAAAAGAAGTGCTTCTTCGATAG
- a CDS encoding carbohydrate ABC transporter permease produces MEWIGIENYTFALGDEWFHKSIYNTFIIALKSGIPQHAIAIPLAFFIHTSFSRWRNTVIGVYFVPYITSTVAISLVFSTLFSRDFGMVNQVLTYFGNFTIADIKVFSWLFPVDNVDWARPEYTKNMISFVVFWRYVGWNTVLYLSALQTIPKDLYEAAIIDGANRYQQFWYVTLPQLKPMAFFAVTLSIIGSLQLFEEPFIITGGTGGIDQAGKTAAMHMYITAFVESDFGTASAISWILFMMIAGLTWLNHKLLGGSNH; encoded by the coding sequence ATGGAGTGGATTGGAATAGAAAACTATACATTTGCATTAGGAGATGAGTGGTTTCATAAGTCGATTTATAACACCTTTATTATTGCGTTAAAATCAGGTATACCTCAACATGCAATAGCTATTCCGTTAGCCTTTTTTATTCACACTAGTTTTTCAAGGTGGCGTAATACGGTTATAGGCGTCTATTTTGTCCCTTATATTACCTCTACAGTGGCAATATCATTGGTATTTAGTACTCTGTTTTCGCGTGACTTTGGTATGGTAAATCAAGTACTGACATATTTTGGTAATTTCACCATTGCTGACATTAAAGTGTTTAGCTGGTTATTCCCGGTTGATAATGTTGATTGGGCTAGACCTGAATATACTAAGAATATGATTTCATTTGTTGTATTTTGGCGTTACGTTGGATGGAACACTGTACTTTATTTATCAGCTTTACAAACAATCCCTAAAGATTTGTATGAAGCTGCAATTATTGATGGTGCAAATCGTTATCAACAATTTTGGTATGTTACCTTGCCGCAGCTTAAACCAATGGCTTTCTTCGCCGTGACTTTGAGTATTATTGGTAGTCTGCAGTTATTTGAAGAACCATTTATTATTACAGGTGGTACGGGAGGTATTGATCAGGCGGGTAAAACAGCAGCGATGCATATGTATATAACTGCATTCGTGGAAAGTGATTTTGGTACCGCATCAGCAATTTCATGGATTTTATTTATGATGATTGCAGGATTGACATGGCTGAATCATAAACTATTAGGTGGGAGTAATCATTAA